A part of Eubacterium sp. AB3007 genomic DNA contains:
- a CDS encoding cyclophilin-like fold protein, which produces MIAAWMALLAGCSSNEGNYQQISQEKAAQMMEQKDGHVVVDVRRQEEYDAGHIPGAILLPNESIGTEPPKELPDREQIILIYCRSGNRSKQAAQKLADMGYTNIYEFGGINTWPGEIVTEEPAAGSEMKLMIGSRSVPVIWEKNRSVDALRALVKDKALTIRMSMYGGFEQVGPIGQNLVSDDEEMTAGAGDIVLYSGDQIVLFYGSNSWSYTRLGHMDLSEQELKTLLGNGDVEIRIEVGEND; this is translated from the coding sequence ATGATTGCGGCGTGGATGGCTTTGTTGGCAGGGTGCTCCTCGAATGAGGGGAACTATCAGCAGATCTCCCAGGAGAAAGCGGCGCAGATGATGGAGCAGAAGGACGGGCATGTCGTGGTCGACGTGCGCCGGCAGGAGGAATACGATGCCGGACATATCCCAGGCGCGATCCTGCTCCCAAACGAGAGCATCGGGACAGAGCCGCCGAAGGAGCTGCCTGATCGGGAGCAGATCATTCTGATCTACTGCCGCAGCGGGAATCGCAGCAAGCAGGCTGCACAGAAACTGGCGGACATGGGATACACCAACATCTATGAATTTGGCGGGATCAACACCTGGCCTGGCGAGATCGTGACAGAGGAACCCGCGGCGGGCAGCGAGATGAAACTAATGATCGGGAGCCGGTCGGTGCCGGTCATCTGGGAGAAGAACCGCTCCGTCGATGCGTTGCGTGCGCTTGTCAAGGACAAAGCCCTGACGATCCGGATGAGCATGTACGGAGGTTTTGAGCAGGTGGGGCCGATCGGACAAAACCTTGTGAGCGACGACGAGGAGATGACCGCCGGGGCGGGCGATATCGTCCTGTATTCCGGTGATCAGATCGTGCTGTTCTACGGATCCAATTCCTGGAGTTACACCAGGCTTGGCCATATGGATCTCTCGGAACAGGAACTGAAGACCCTGCTGGGGAACGGTGATGTTGAGATCAGGATCGAGGTTGGAGAAAATGATTGA
- a CDS encoding nucleotide pyrophosphohydrolase, with product MKQETIDRIRKFSDDRDWEQFHSPANLAKSISIEAAELLECFQWSDTQFDREHVKEELADVIVYCQNMLDKLELDVDEIVNAKMDQNEAKYPVEKAWGSAAKYDQL from the coding sequence ATGAAACAAGAGACGATTGACCGTATCAGAAAATTTTCGGACGACCGTGATTGGGAACAGTTCCATTCACCGGCGAATCTGGCAAAATCCATCAGCATCGAAGCTGCGGAGCTACTGGAGTGCTTCCAGTGGAGCGATACGCAGTTCGACCGGGAGCATGTGAAGGAGGAACTGGCTGATGTGATCGTATACTGCCAGAATATGCTGGACAAGTTGGAGCTGGACGTGGACGAGATCGTCAATGCCAAGATGGATCAGAACGAGGCGAAGTACCCGGTGGAGAAGGCTTGGGGCAGTGCCGCCAAGTATGACCAGCTGTAG